DNA sequence from the Brachybacterium avium genome:
GGAACTCGTGGACCAGGTAGCCGTGGGCGAAGTGCAGCTCGATCGCGTCGAAGCCGGCCTCCTCGGCGTGCCGCGCGGCCGCGACGAAGTCCTCGATGACGCCGGCGATGTCCGCCGGGCTCAGCGCATCGGGCGCGTCGAGCCCCGGGAACGGCTCCGAGGTCGGGCCGACCGTCCGCCAGCCGGCGGCGAACTCCGGCACCGTGCCGCGTCGACCGCGGAACCGAGGCAGCGCCGGCCAGGTGGAGGCCTTGCGGCCGGCATGGGCGAGCTGGACAGCGATCTTCGCGCCCCGATCCTGGCAGAACCCGGTGATCCGGCGCCAGGCGGTGGCCTGGGCGTGGTTCCACAGCCCGGTGTCCTGCGGGCTGATGCGCCCTTCGGGGGAGACGGCGGTGGCCTCGGTGACGATCAGCCCGAAACCGCCGGCGGCCCGCGCGCCCAGGTGCACCAGATGCCAGTCGGTGGGGATCCCGTCCTGCTCCTCGACCATGTACTGGCACATGGGGGCCAGCCAGATGCGGTTGCGGATCTCGAGCTCGCGCAGACGTGCCGGTGCCAGCAGCGCAGGGGGGACGTCGGCGGGAGCGGGGACCATGATCCCTTACGGTAGCCGCCTGCCCCGGCGCCTGCCTGGACGTCCGTCGGTGGGTCCCGGAGGGCCGCGGACGCCCGGGACCGCCGCGTCGAAGGCGTGCCCCGCGAGGACCAAGGAGTGTAACGGGGGCGCGTGACGTGCATCTCCTGCGATACGGTGTTCGCGTCCATCCGCCCCGGTGATCCGGGGCCCGCGAAGCAGGAGCACTGATGTCTGACGACGCCGCCACCGGGATCGAGAACCTCTCCCAGGAGACCCGCACCTTCTCTCCCCCCACCGAGTTCGTCCAGAACGCGGTGGCCCGTCCCTCGCTCTACGAGGAGGCCGAGCGGGACCATCTCGCGTTCTGGCGCTCGCGGGCGAGCCTCCTGAGCTGGGAGACGCCCTTCACCGAGACCCTCGACTGGTCGAATCCGCCCTTCGCCCGCTGGTTCGCCGACGGCACCCTGAACGTCGCCTACAACTGCGTGGACCGTCACGTCGAGTCCGGCCACGGCCAGCAGGTCGCCCTGCTGGCCGAGTACGAGGACGGTTCCGACGCCACCTTCACCTACGCCGACGTGAAGGACGAGATCTCGAAGATGGCGAACGTCCTCGCCGATCTCGGGGTGAAGACCGGCGACCGGGTCGCGATCTACATGCCGATGATCCCCGAGGCGGTGTTCGCGATGCTGGCCTGCGCCCGCATCGGCGCCCCCCATTCGGTGGTCTTCGGCGGCTTCAGCGCCGAGGCGCTGCGGTCCCGCATCGAGGACGCCGAGGCGCGCGTGGTCATCACGGCGGACGGCCAGAACCGCCGCGGCAAGCAGCTGCCGCTCAAGCCCGCGGTCGACGAGGCGCTCGCCGGTGGTGGCGAGAGCGTC
Encoded proteins:
- a CDS encoding NADH:flavin oxidoreductase/NADH oxidase, with the protein product MVPAPADVPPALLAPARLRELEIRNRIWLAPMCQYMVEEQDGIPTDWHLVHLGARAAGGFGLIVTEATAVSPEGRISPQDTGLWNHAQATAWRRITGFCQDRGAKIAVQLAHAGRKASTWPALPRFRGRRGTVPEFAAGWRTVGPTSEPFPGLDAPDALSPADIAGVIEDFVAAARHAEEAGFDAIELHFAHGYLVHEFLSPLVNTRTDRYGGDGPGRRRLALEIAAAVRQQWPAERPLIVRLSATDWIDGGWDIEQSVQLARELEGVGVDALHVSTGGAVIADIAVGPEYQVGFARTLRDAVTMPVAAVGLITEPTGAQAVLDRGDADFVAVGRAALREPGWPQRAAHQLGVRDAALYPSAYRRGSW